In Anas acuta chromosome 5, bAnaAcu1.1, whole genome shotgun sequence, a single window of DNA contains:
- the FANCF gene encoding Fanconi anemia group F protein, with amino-acid sequence MEAVLGQVEQLPALLAVCRSALVRAWDPPTLERALDWGRYFQHLHDRLRARPRLRHAVGQRLRRARPGAPLSFGQLGRCAELLGLALLENRALPPAACRRLLQRLLQPPAARPGRLALLARRKAACCLLEPLRSSPPRSPGGPEPRLAAEAGLLLGRLRDEPPGEPLWLGGVLQQLPQPRAFRVVAAALLLVRQGGGPQQEEEAGAGPLLSWLLEDAERFAAFCQQLPGSLLASLAAHYSQIGERYLDLLTGWGSSLLYDPLQGQWVKGCPDEAELSWVELRERFSCLCKGPVMLSRQTQAALKLLKAQDGDFQVCGLSVWTDLLLEVEKDLKRAEH; translated from the coding sequence ATGGAGGCGGTGCTGGGGCAGGTGGAGCAGCTGCCGGCGCTGCTGGCCGTCTGCCGCTCCGCGCTGGTGCGCGCCTGGGACCCGCCGACCCTGGAGCGGGCCCTGGACTGGGGCCGCTACTTCCAGCACCTCCACGACCGCCTccgcgcccggccccggctccgccACGCCGTGGGGCAGCGGCTGCGGAGGGCCCGGCCCGGTGCCCCGCTCTCCTTCGGGCAGCTGGGCCGCTGCGCCGAGCTGCTGGGCCTGGCGCTGCTGGAGAACCGCGCCCTGCCTCCTGCCGCCTGCCGCCGCCTCCTCCAgcgcctgctgcagccccccgccgcccggcccggccgcctgGCGCTGCTGGCCCGCAGGAAAGCcgcctgctgcctgctggagccGCTCCGCAGCTCCCCGCCGAGGTCCCCCGGGGGCCCGGAGCCGCGGCTGGCCGCCGaagcggggctgctgctgggccgcCTGCGGGATGAGCCCCCGGGGGAGCCCCTCTGGCTCGGGggggtcctgcagcagctgccccagcccagagccTTCCGTGTGGTGGCGGCAGCGCTGCTGCTGGTGCGGCAGGGGGGAGGcccccagcaggaggaggaagcggGGGCTGGCCCCCTGCtttcctggctgctggaggacgCGGAGAGGTTTGCTGCCTTCTGTCAGCAGCTCCCGGGCTCTCTTCTTGCTTCGTTAGCTGCTCACTATTCGCAAATAGGCGAGCGTTATTTGGACCTCTTGACTGGCTGGGGAAGCAGCTTGCTGTATGACCCCTTGCAGGGACAGTGGGTTAAAGGCTGCCCTGATGAGGCTGAACTGTCCTGGGTGGAGCTGAGGGAGCGTTTTAGCTGCCTGTGTAAGGGACCTGTGATGCTCAGCCGACAGACCCAAGCTGCTCTCAAACTCCTGAAGGCACAGGATGGAGACTTTCAAGTCTGTGGCCTAAGTGTGTGGACTGATTTATTGTTGGAAGTAGAGAAAGACTTGAAGCGAGCAGAGCACTGA